The genomic segment CGCCGATTGTCTGCTTCGCCCGAATGTGCGAATCAGCTTCATCTTGCCTCCGCTGTGCTAGAGCACGACCTTGTTCAATGGGTATTCGACGATGCCCGTAGCGTTTGCAGCCTTGAGGCGAGGAATCACGTTGCGCGCCATGCGCTCATCCAGGATTGTGTTCACCGCGACCCACTCCGAGTCGCTCAACTGCGAAACCGTCGGTGAGTTCAGCGCGGGGAGCACCGAGAGCACAGCATCCAGATCGGACCGCTTGACGTTGAGCATGAGCCCCACCTGCGACTGCGCATCAATGGCGCCGCGCAGCATGAGCGCGATGGAATCGATCTTGTTGCGCTTCCAATCATCAGCAAGAGCCGACTTGCTGGCGATCAGGTGCGTCTCGCTCTCCAGCACCGTGTCGATGATCTTGAGGTGATTCGCCTTGAGCGAGCTGCCGGTCTCTGTGACCTCAACAATCGCGTCCGCGAGCATGGGCGGCTTCACTTCAGTCGCGCCCCAGCTGAATTCGACCTTCACGTTTACGCCGCGATCTGCGAAGTAGCGCTTGCTCACTTCCACAAGCTCTGTGGCGATGATCTTGCCCTCGAGGTCCTCAGCCTTTTCAAATCCGCTGTTCTCGGGCACCGCCAGCACCCAACGCACCTTCCGGCGGCTCTGCTTGGCATAAGTGAGCGACGTAACGCTCGCGACGTCGAGACCGCTCTCCACCACCCAATCAATTCCGGTCAGCCCGGCATCGAGCACGCCGTGATCGACATACCTTGCCATCTCCTGCGCGCGGATCAGCATGCACTCGATCTCGCTGTCGTCGATGGATGGGAAATACGAACGGCCATCCGCGTAGATGTTCCACCCTGCCCGCTTGAAAAGAGCGATGGTCGCTTCCTGCAGGCTGCCTTTGGGAATTCCCAAACGAAGCTTAGGCATTGCCGACCTCCTGCGCATTCGAACCAACCTCGATAGGACGCGTGAAGCAACTCACTGTGCCTTCGTGGCAGACCAGGCCATCGCCTTCCACTTCCACGCGAAACAGCAGCGTGTCGTTGTCGCAATCAGTCGAAGCGGAGATAACGCGCAAGCGATTACCGCTGCTCTCGCCCTTCATCCACAGCTTCTGGCGTGTGCGGCTCCAGAAGGTAACGAAGCCGGTTTCAAGTGTCTTCGCGTAGCTGGTGGGATTGAGGAAGCCCAGCATCAATACTTCGCCGGTCCGCGCATCCTGCACAATTCCCGGCGCCAGGCCGTCCATCTTTTCAAAATCGATCATGTCTGCTGTCTCGCTTTGGATTGGAATTAGAGCACGAAAAAGCCCGCTGGCTGGTTGCCGGCGGGCTGGG from the Occallatibacter riparius genome contains:
- the hisI gene encoding phosphoribosyl-AMP cyclohydrolase; its protein translation is MQSETADMIDFEKMDGLAPGIVQDARTGEVLMLGFLNPTSYAKTLETGFVTFWSRTRQKLWMKGESSGNRLRVISASTDCDNDTLLFRVEVEGDGLVCHEGTVSCFTRPIEVGSNAQEVGNA
- the hisG gene encoding ATP phosphoribosyltransferase; the protein is MPKLRLGIPKGSLQEATIALFKRAGWNIYADGRSYFPSIDDSEIECMLIRAQEMARYVDHGVLDAGLTGIDWVVESGLDVASVTSLTYAKQSRRKVRWVLAVPENSGFEKAEDLEGKIIATELVEVSKRYFADRGVNVKVEFSWGATEVKPPMLADAIVEVTETGSSLKANHLKIIDTVLESETHLIASKSALADDWKRNKIDSIALMLRGAIDAQSQVGLMLNVKRSDLDAVLSVLPALNSPTVSQLSDSEWVAVNTILDERMARNVIPRLKAANATGIVEYPLNKVVL